In Hwangdonia lutea, a single window of DNA contains:
- a CDS encoding M3 family metallopeptidase — MHKNILNNTFETPYNTAPFSKINESDFLPAFKAAIKNTKAEIDAITKNTEAPNFKNTIEALDYSGEQLDRISSLFFNLNSAETNDNIQQIAQKVSPLLSEFSNDITLNEALFKRIKTVYNKKEELDLTPEQHTLLDKKYKSFSRNGANLSIDKKEKLREIDKQLSQLKLKFGENVLAETNKFEMLITNEEDLSGLPEGTKEAAAQLAVSKNKKGWLFTLDYPSYIPFMMYADNRELRKKMAIASGAKAFKNDDLDNQKNILKITRLRHERANLLGYKTHAHFVLEERMAETPENVENFLNDLLEKAKPAATNEFENLENFAKDLDGIDQLEKWDSAYYSEKLKQKLFDLDDEKLKPYFKLENVINGAFTVANKLFDLHFEEIHNIDTYHDDVLTYKVTDNKGNLVSIFYADFFPRKGKRNGAWMTSYKPQMIKNGHNHRPHISIVCNFTKPTKNKPSLLTFNEVTTLFHEFGHALHGMLANTTYPSLSGTNVYWDFVELPSQILENWCYQKEALEFFAKHYETDEVIPMDLIEKIKASATFHEGMQTLRQISFGLLDMSWHAGESPETIKNVKAHENEAFKNTDLFPDIAENCMSTSFSHIFQGGYSSGYYSYKWAEVLDADAFEYFEEAGIFNKTVANKFKDHVLSKGGTENPMTLYKRFRGKAPEPEALLRRAGLLK; from the coding sequence ATGCATAAAAATATACTGAACAACACTTTTGAAACACCCTATAATACCGCTCCTTTTTCTAAAATAAACGAAAGTGATTTTCTTCCTGCGTTTAAAGCTGCTATTAAAAATACCAAGGCAGAAATTGATGCAATTACCAAAAATACAGAAGCACCTAATTTTAAAAACACCATAGAAGCACTCGATTATTCGGGTGAGCAATTAGATAGAATTTCTAGCCTGTTTTTTAATTTGAATTCTGCTGAAACCAACGACAACATTCAACAAATAGCACAAAAAGTTTCGCCTTTATTATCTGAATTCAGCAACGACATTACTTTAAACGAAGCCTTATTTAAGCGTATAAAAACGGTTTACAACAAAAAAGAGGAACTCGATTTAACCCCAGAACAACACACACTTTTAGATAAAAAATATAAAAGTTTTTCGCGTAATGGTGCCAATTTATCAATCGATAAAAAAGAAAAACTTCGAGAAATTGACAAACAATTAAGTCAGTTAAAGCTGAAATTCGGAGAAAACGTTTTGGCTGAAACCAATAAGTTCGAGATGCTTATCACCAACGAAGAAGACTTATCCGGTTTACCTGAAGGCACAAAAGAAGCGGCCGCACAATTGGCAGTATCAAAAAACAAAAAAGGCTGGTTGTTTACATTGGATTATCCGAGCTACATCCCGTTTATGATGTATGCCGACAACCGAGAACTCAGAAAAAAAATGGCTATTGCTTCGGGTGCCAAAGCCTTTAAAAATGATGATTTAGACAATCAAAAAAACATTTTAAAAATTACAAGGTTAAGGCACGAACGCGCTAATCTTTTAGGTTACAAAACCCATGCTCATTTTGTTTTGGAAGAACGCATGGCAGAAACACCAGAAAACGTTGAAAATTTTTTAAACGATCTTTTGGAAAAAGCAAAACCAGCTGCAACAAACGAGTTTGAAAATTTAGAAAACTTCGCTAAAGATTTAGACGGCATCGATCAACTTGAAAAATGGGATTCTGCTTATTATTCAGAAAAACTAAAACAAAAATTATTTGATTTAGATGATGAAAAGCTAAAGCCATATTTTAAATTAGAAAATGTTATCAACGGTGCTTTTACGGTCGCCAATAAATTATTCGATTTACATTTTGAAGAAATTCATAACATCGATACCTATCACGACGATGTTTTAACCTACAAGGTAACCGATAACAAAGGCAATTTAGTCTCCATATTTTATGCCGATTTCTTCCCGAGAAAAGGCAAACGCAACGGTGCGTGGATGACATCTTACAAGCCTCAAATGATTAAAAATGGTCATAACCATCGTCCGCACATATCCATAGTATGCAACTTTACAAAACCAACCAAAAACAAGCCATCACTATTAACTTTTAACGAAGTTACCACCTTGTTTCACGAGTTCGGGCACGCCTTACACGGCATGCTTGCCAACACCACCTACCCCAGTTTGTCGGGTACTAATGTGTATTGGGATTTTGTTGAATTACCTAGTCAGATTTTAGAAAATTGGTGCTACCAAAAAGAAGCCTTAGAGTTTTTTGCCAAACATTATGAGACGGATGAAGTTATTCCGATGGATTTAATTGAAAAAATAAAGGCATCGGCAACCTTTCATGAAGGTATGCAAACGTTGCGCCAAATTAGTTTTGGTTTATTGGATATGAGTTGGCACGCTGGCGAGTCGCCAGAAACCATAAAAAATGTAAAAGCGCATGAAAATGAAGCGTTTAAAAACACGGATTTATTCCCCGACATTGCAGAAAATTGTATGAGCACTTCGTTTTCCCATATTTTTCAAGGTGGTTATTCGTCTGGCTATTACAGTTACAAATGGGCCGAGGTTTTAGATGCCGATGCCTTTGAATATTTTGAAGAAGCCGGTATTTTTAACAAAACAGTGGCAAATAAATTTAAAGACCATGTTTTAAGCAAAGGCGGAACCGAAAACCCCATGACATTATATAAACGCTTTCGCGGAAAAGCACCTGAACCCGAAGCATTGTTAAGGCGGGCTGGATTGTTAAAATAA
- the purE gene encoding 5-(carboxyamino)imidazole ribonucleotide mutase, with the protein MNKVGIIMGSKSDLPVMQQAIDILKEFDIAIEVDIVSAHRTPEKLFDYGKNAHTKGFAVIIAGAGGAAHLPGMIASLSPLPVIGVPIKSSNSIDGWDSVLSILQMPGGVPVATVALNGAKNAGILAAQIIGSNHSSVLDKIVAYKEGLKQMVHESAKDIK; encoded by the coding sequence ATGAATAAAGTAGGAATAATTATGGGAAGCAAAAGCGATCTTCCTGTTATGCAGCAAGCCATAGATATTTTAAAAGAATTCGATATAGCAATTGAAGTCGATATTGTTTCGGCGCATCGAACACCTGAAAAACTATTCGATTACGGCAAAAACGCCCACACCAAAGGGTTTGCAGTAATTATTGCCGGTGCCGGTGGCGCCGCTCATTTACCAGGAATGATTGCATCCTTATCACCGCTTCCCGTTATTGGCGTTCCTATTAAAAGCAGCAACTCCATTGATGGCTGGGACTCTGTTTTATCCATTCTTCAAATGCCCGGTGGCGTACCTGTGGCGACCGTTGCTTTAAATGGCGCTAAAAATGCAGGGATTTTGGCCGCTCAAATAATAGGCTCTAACCACAGCTCAGTTTTAGATAAAATTGTAGCCTATAAAGAAGGTTTGAAACAAATGGTTCACGAATCTGCTAAAGATATAAAGTAA
- a CDS encoding virulence protein RhuM/Fic/DOC family protein — MKTKNQIIVFKQSSDNQEFDVMLDKDNETFWASEQDISKLFKRDRTVIGRHIKNIFSENELIKNSVCAKFAHTAEDGKTYQVTYYNLDVIISVGYRVKSKIATEFRIWANKIIKDHLIKGYTKNENRLIQLKKTIQLITRTVKNNTILEDESKGLIDVLDGYTKALDILDDYDYQRVEKPTNTTKAIFKINYDEAINAIDKLRVKFGASGLFGNQKDESFKSSIAVIDQTFDGNLLYPSIEEKAANLLYLVVKNHSFTDGNKRIAAWLFVWYLDKNNFLYNTNGTKKVNNSTLVALTLMIAESHPKEKDTLINVIINLINSENE, encoded by the coding sequence TTGAAAACCAAAAACCAAATAATTGTATTTAAGCAATCGTCAGATAATCAAGAATTTGATGTTATGCTGGACAAAGACAATGAGACTTTTTGGGCTTCAGAGCAAGATATTTCAAAATTATTTAAACGAGATAGAACCGTAATCGGGAGGCATATAAAAAATATATTTTCAGAAAACGAATTAATAAAGAATTCAGTATGTGCAAAATTTGCACATACTGCCGAAGATGGAAAAACCTATCAAGTCACCTATTATAATTTAGATGTTATAATTTCAGTAGGATACAGGGTTAAGTCAAAAATTGCAACCGAATTCAGAATTTGGGCAAATAAAATCATAAAGGATCATTTAATAAAAGGCTACACAAAAAACGAAAATCGGTTAATACAGTTAAAAAAAACGATTCAATTAATTACCCGAACTGTAAAAAACAATACTATTTTAGAGGATGAATCCAAAGGCCTTATCGATGTTTTAGACGGTTACACCAAAGCCCTGGATATTTTAGATGATTACGACTACCAAAGAGTTGAAAAACCAACCAATACTACAAAAGCGATCTTCAAAATAAATTATGACGAGGCCATTAACGCCATTGATAAATTGAGGGTGAAATTTGGAGCTTCAGGGTTGTTTGGTAATCAAAAAGATGAGTCTTTTAAAAGCTCAATCGCCGTGATAGACCAAACTTTTGATGGCAATTTGCTCTATCCAAGTATTGAAGAAAAAGCTGCAAACCTATTATATCTGGTGGTAAAAAACCATTCGTTTACTGATGGCAATAAAAGAATTGCCGCATGGTTATTTGTTTGGTATCTTGACAAAAATAATTTTCTTTACAATACTAACGGCACTAAAAAAGTAAACAACAGTACTTTGGTAGCTTTAACCTTAATGATTGCAGAAAGTCATCCTAAAGAAAAAGACACGCTAATAAATGTGATTATAAATTTAATTAATTCAGAAAATGAATAA
- a CDS encoding 5-(carboxyamino)imidazole ribonucleotide synthase, whose product MNYFSSNFKLGILGGGQLGKMLLNDTRKFDIYTCVLDASDEAPCKIASNEFHLGDLMDYNAVYNFGKQVDVLTIEIENVNVDALETLEKEGVKVYPSSQTLRTIQNKAVQKLFYVDNHLPTAPFSRFAYLSEIEDAISNGGLEFPFVWKAAQFGYDGNGVKVVRTLSDLEGLPKGECIAETLVPFKNELAVIVARNAAGETKTFPVVEMEFHPEANQVEYVICPARIDDHVAKKAEDVALKVSKAFNHVGLLAVEMFQTKNDDILINEVAPRPHNSGHQTIEASYTSQFEQHLRAILNLPLGRTDSKVGGIMVNLVGAEGYTGNVIYQNIETIMKMDGVTPHIYGKKQTRPFRKMGHVTIVNEDLSEARRVAEEVKKTIKVISE is encoded by the coding sequence ATGAATTATTTTTCTTCAAATTTTAAACTCGGTATTCTTGGTGGCGGACAATTAGGCAAAATGCTGCTTAACGATACCCGAAAGTTTGATATTTACACTTGTGTTTTAGATGCGAGCGACGAAGCTCCTTGTAAAATTGCCAGTAACGAGTTCCATTTGGGCGATTTAATGGATTATAATGCCGTTTATAATTTTGGAAAGCAGGTTGATGTTTTAACTATTGAAATTGAAAACGTAAATGTTGATGCGCTTGAAACCCTTGAAAAAGAAGGCGTAAAAGTATATCCTTCTTCACAAACATTGCGCACCATTCAAAATAAAGCCGTACAAAAATTGTTTTATGTAGACAACCATTTACCAACGGCACCGTTTTCTCGTTTTGCTTATCTCTCAGAAATTGAAGATGCCATTAGTAATGGCGGCTTAGAGTTTCCGTTTGTTTGGAAAGCGGCTCAATTTGGTTATGACGGCAATGGTGTAAAAGTAGTGAGAACCCTATCCGATTTAGAGGGTTTGCCAAAAGGAGAATGCATTGCAGAAACCTTAGTGCCTTTTAAAAACGAATTAGCTGTTATTGTGGCTAGAAATGCGGCAGGCGAAACCAAAACATTTCCGGTGGTTGAAATGGAGTTTCACCCTGAAGCCAATCAGGTAGAATACGTAATTTGTCCCGCAAGGATTGATGACCACGTTGCAAAAAAAGCCGAAGATGTTGCCCTAAAAGTATCCAAAGCCTTTAATCACGTTGGGCTTTTGGCCGTTGAAATGTTTCAGACTAAAAACGACGACATCCTAATTAACGAAGTGGCTCCGAGGCCGCACAACTCAGGGCATCAAACTATTGAAGCCAGTTACACCTCGCAATTTGAACAACACCTTAGGGCTATTTTAAATTTACCTTTAGGAAGAACCGATAGCAAAGTAGGAGGCATTATGGTGAATTTGGTTGGTGCCGAAGGATATACGGGTAACGTGATTTACCAAAACATTGAAACTATTATGAAAATGGATGGTGTTACTCCACATATTTACGGTAAAAAACAAACCAGACCTTTCCGGAAAATGGGACACGTAACCATTGTAAACGAAGATTTAAGTGAGGCCCGCAGAGTTGCTGAGGAAGTTAAGAAAACGATTAAAGTTATTTCAGAATAA
- a CDS encoding adenylate kinase, with translation MIKLHDKYFKPFISAGDIDAAIARLVDEISNDLGDEIPVFVGILNGSFMVVSDFVKKYPKPCEVTFIKLASYEGVKSTEDIQRLIGLTQDLSGRTVVILEDIIDSGNTLAEVHRIFKNEKVKTLKIATLFYKPEAYKKDFKLHYVGIEIPNKFIVGYGLDYDGLGRDIPEVYQIKETQHMTNLVLFGPPGAGKGTQAEFLKEKYHLVHISTGDVFRFNIKNKTALGMLAKSYMDKGELVPDQITIDMLEAEVEKNADAHGFIFDGFPRTDAQAEALDKLMESKDSQINAMVALEVDDVVLVERLLKRGKTSGRTDDADESIIRNRITEYYNKTAILKDYYSAQNKYFGVDGVGSIEEITVRLSDVIDNL, from the coding sequence GTGATAAAGCTACACGATAAATATTTTAAACCCTTTATTTCTGCAGGCGACATTGATGCTGCTATTGCACGTTTGGTCGACGAGATTTCTAATGATTTAGGAGACGAAATTCCTGTATTTGTGGGCATTTTAAATGGCTCGTTTATGGTGGTGAGCGATTTTGTGAAAAAATACCCAAAACCCTGCGAGGTCACTTTTATAAAATTGGCATCCTACGAAGGTGTTAAATCTACCGAAGATATTCAGCGATTAATTGGCTTAACCCAAGATTTATCAGGTCGAACGGTGGTTATTTTAGAAGATATAATTGACTCGGGAAATACCTTGGCGGAAGTGCACCGGATTTTTAAAAACGAAAAGGTAAAAACATTAAAAATAGCCACGTTATTTTATAAACCTGAAGCGTACAAAAAAGATTTTAAATTACATTATGTTGGTATAGAAATACCTAATAAATTTATAGTGGGTTACGGGCTCGATTATGATGGATTAGGGAGAGACATACCAGAAGTATATCAAATAAAAGAAACCCAACACATGACAAATTTAGTGCTATTTGGCCCTCCAGGAGCAGGAAAAGGGACGCAAGCAGAATTTTTAAAAGAGAAATATCATTTAGTACATATTTCTACAGGCGATGTATTTAGATTTAATATTAAAAATAAAACCGCTTTAGGCATGCTTGCCAAGTCTTACATGGATAAAGGAGAATTGGTTCCAGACCAAATTACTATAGATATGTTGGAGGCTGAGGTTGAAAAAAATGCCGATGCTCATGGTTTTATTTTTGATGGATTCCCAAGAACAGATGCACAAGCCGAGGCTTTGGATAAATTAATGGAGAGCAAAGATTCGCAAATTAATGCCATGGTAGCTTTGGAAGTAGACGATGTGGTTTTAGTAGAACGTTTACTGAAAAGAGGCAAAACAAGCGGAAGAACAGACGACGCCGATGAATCCATTATTAGAAATAGAATTACAGAGTACTACAATAAAACGGCTATATTAAAAGATTACTACTCAGCACAAAACAAATATTTTGGTGTTGATGGTGTAGGAAGTATTGAGGAAATTACGGTACGATTAAGTGACGTAATTGATAACTTATAG
- the obgE gene encoding GTPase ObgE has protein sequence MTEGNFVDYVKMYVSSGNGGKGSAHLHREKYITKGGPDGGDGGRGGHVILRGNSHLWTLLPLKFKKHIRAGHGEHGSKSRSTGADGEDVYVDVPLGTVVRDTETNDVIFEITEHGEEKIIVKGGKGGLGNWHFKSSTNQTPRYAQPGLPLEEKYITLELKILADVGLVGFPNAGKSTLLSVVTSAKPKIADYEFTTLKPNLGIVEYRDFQTFVMADIPGIIEGAAEGKGLGHYFLRHIERNSILLFLIPADADDIKKQYDILLDELRRYNPEMLDKERIIAISKSDLLDAELKAELKTELDNELPIPYLFISSVAQQGITQLKDLLWKMLND, from the coding sequence ATGACTGAAGGAAATTTTGTTGACTACGTAAAAATGTATGTGTCTTCCGGAAACGGAGGCAAAGGCTCTGCGCATTTACATCGCGAAAAATACATCACCAAAGGTGGTCCAGATGGTGGCGATGGTGGTCGTGGCGGTCATGTTATTCTCAGAGGAAACTCACACCTTTGGACACTTTTACCTCTAAAATTCAAAAAGCATATTAGGGCTGGCCATGGCGAACATGGTAGCAAAAGCCGAAGTACGGGGGCCGATGGGGAAGATGTATATGTTGACGTGCCCTTAGGAACAGTGGTGCGAGATACCGAAACAAACGATGTCATTTTTGAAATTACCGAGCATGGCGAAGAAAAAATTATCGTAAAAGGCGGAAAGGGTGGTCTTGGAAACTGGCACTTTAAATCGTCTACAAATCAAACGCCACGATATGCACAACCCGGACTTCCTTTAGAGGAAAAATACATCACCTTAGAGCTTAAAATACTGGCCGATGTTGGTTTGGTTGGTTTCCCCAATGCAGGGAAATCTACTTTGTTATCGGTTGTAACATCAGCGAAACCTAAAATTGCCGATTACGAATTTACTACCTTAAAACCCAATTTGGGCATTGTTGAGTATCGCGATTTTCAAACGTTTGTAATGGCCGATATTCCCGGAATTATTGAAGGAGCCGCTGAAGGGAAAGGCCTTGGGCATTACTTTTTACGCCATATTGAACGCAACTCCATTTTATTGTTTTTAATTCCTGCCGATGCTGACGATATTAAAAAACAATACGATATTCTGTTGGATGAATTACGCAGATACAATCCGGAAATGCTGGATAAAGAGCGCATTATTGCCATATCGAAAAGTGATTTGCTTGATGCTGAATTAAAGGCTGAGCTTAAAACCGAGTTGGATAACGAACTCCCCATTCCATATTTATTTATTTCATCTGTGGCGCAACAAGGCATTACCCAGCTTAAAGATTTACTTTGGAAAATGTTAAATGATTAA
- a CDS encoding ion transporter yields MKKQIKSIVEINDNKLSRYFAFFIQALILLSVVTFSVETIPNLKPQTRVILQSIEWFSVIVFTLEYILRIYVADSKPRFVFSFFGIIDLLAILPFYLAFGVDLRSLRALRFLRLFRILKLVRYNRAMNHFTDAIKSAKEEILLFIFVTLILIYFSAVGIYYFENEAQPQHFSSIFDSLWWAIITLTTVGYGDVYPITVGGKVFTFFILMIGLGIVAIPTGIISSALTKSIDHKEDNQ; encoded by the coding sequence ATGAAAAAACAGATTAAAAGCATCGTAGAAATTAACGATAATAAATTAAGCCGGTATTTTGCTTTTTTTATTCAAGCCCTAATCCTTTTATCGGTTGTTACGTTTTCTGTTGAAACCATCCCCAATTTAAAACCACAAACAAGGGTTATTCTTCAATCCATCGAATGGTTTAGCGTTATTGTTTTTACCTTAGAATATATTTTAAGAATTTATGTGGCCGACAGCAAACCTAGATTTGTGTTTAGTTTTTTTGGTATTATAGATTTGTTGGCAATCCTCCCGTTTTACTTAGCTTTTGGAGTCGATTTACGCTCGTTAAGAGCCTTACGGTTTTTGCGATTATTCAGAATTTTAAAGCTTGTGCGTTACAATCGAGCCATGAATCATTTTACAGATGCTATAAAATCGGCCAAAGAAGAAATTTTACTTTTTATTTTTGTTACGCTCATTTTAATATATTTTTCTGCCGTAGGGATTTATTATTTCGAAAATGAAGCTCAGCCACAGCATTTTTCATCCATTTTCGATAGTTTGTGGTGGGCTATCATCACGCTTACCACTGTTGGTTATGGCGATGTGTATCCCATAACCGTGGGCGGAAAGGTGTTTACTTTTTTTATATTAATGATTGGTTTGGGCATTGTGGCAATTCCAACAGGAATCATATCTTCTGCTTTAACAAAATCGATTGATCATAAAGAAGACAACCAATAA
- a CDS encoding DUF4136 domain-containing protein gives MNYLKIFVLALLIVSCAPIRVNYDYDRTTDFTKYKTYNYYADMNTGLSDLDTKRFLDALDEKMQTKGFSLAEKPDFFIDIKSSAFQAARRNTVGVGLGGGGRNVGGGVSIGIPVGQSNVNRKITIDFVDENGKGLFWQAVSESSYSPNTSPENRTARLNAILDKVLANYPPKQ, from the coding sequence ATGAATTATCTTAAAATATTTGTTTTGGCCTTACTCATTGTATCTTGTGCCCCTATACGCGTTAATTACGATTACGACAGGACAACAGATTTCACAAAATACAAAACCTACAATTATTACGCCGATATGAATACCGGTTTAAGCGATTTGGACACCAAGCGTTTTTTAGATGCATTGGATGAAAAAATGCAGACCAAAGGATTTAGTTTGGCCGAAAAACCAGATTTTTTTATCGATATTAAAAGCAGTGCTTTTCAGGCGGCACGACGCAATACGGTTGGTGTTGGCTTAGGCGGCGGCGGACGAAACGTTGGCGGCGGCGTATCCATTGGTATTCCGGTTGGGCAATCGAATGTAAACCGAAAAATAACGATTGATTTTGTTGATGAAAATGGCAAAGGCCTTTTTTGGCAAGCCGTTAGCGAATCTAGTTATAGCCCCAATACTTCGCCAGAGAACAGAACGGCGCGGTTAAATGCGATTCTGGATAAAGTATTGGCAAATTATCCGCCAAAGCAATAG
- a CDS encoding M64 family metallopeptidase, giving the protein MKHQLLYILCLLNIGFVNAQVFDVETIKRSGDNNKRINLVLLSEGYQTSEFSKFITDATSFSNAMFTQSPFKEYADYFNVFAIKVPSNQSGTDHPANATDVTEPVFPAATLDTYFNTSFDTSGYHRLLYTYNSAKVYNVLANNFPEYDQPIILVNSPEYGGAGGPYAVSSTGTSANEIVIHELGHSLFNLKDEYYPGDGNLNEATNATQESNPALVKWKNWMGIDAINIYPYGSSGESATWNRPHQSCKMRYLGFDFCSVCQEGIIEKIHSLVSPIDSYLPASNTVNPTAYPIDFELNLIKPIPNTLKNTWTLNASNFANDVDNISIAENDLNTGTNDLTVVVHDDSPMLKIDNHETTHVYSVTWTITKSALGIDDISSKQNDFNISLFPNPSNNILNLKVEGKSAASLKVDIISLDGKRLQSTKISNYENNKIDISRLSQGMYLANVYLNNMLLTSKRFVKN; this is encoded by the coding sequence ATGAAGCATCAATTACTATATATTTTATGCCTGCTCAATATAGGATTTGTAAATGCTCAAGTTTTTGATGTTGAAACGATTAAACGCTCCGGCGACAACAACAAAAGAATTAACCTTGTCCTTTTAAGTGAAGGCTATCAAACAAGTGAGTTTTCAAAATTTATTACTGATGCCACAAGTTTTTCAAACGCCATGTTCACTCAATCACCATTTAAAGAATATGCTGATTATTTTAATGTGTTTGCCATAAAAGTCCCGTCTAATCAAAGTGGCACGGACCACCCTGCAAACGCAACCGACGTTACAGAACCTGTTTTTCCTGCGGCTACCTTAGACACTTATTTTAACACGTCCTTCGATACTTCTGGTTATCACAGATTGCTTTACACCTATAATTCTGCAAAAGTTTACAATGTATTGGCTAATAATTTTCCGGAATACGACCAACCGATTATTTTAGTAAACTCTCCGGAGTATGGCGGTGCGGGTGGCCCTTATGCAGTTTCATCAACCGGAACAAGTGCCAATGAAATTGTAATACACGAATTAGGACACTCGCTTTTTAATTTAAAAGACGAATATTATCCGGGAGACGGTAACCTAAATGAAGCCACAAATGCCACACAGGAAAGTAACCCTGCTTTAGTAAAATGGAAAAATTGGATGGGTATTGATGCCATAAACATTTATCCTTATGGGAGTTCTGGTGAATCTGCCACTTGGAACCGCCCTCACCAAAGTTGTAAAATGCGTTATTTAGGTTTTGATTTCTGCTCGGTTTGTCAAGAAGGGATTATTGAAAAAATTCACAGTTTAGTATCGCCCATCGATTCGTATTTACCGGCTTCAAACACCGTAAACCCAACGGCATACCCTATCGATTTTGAGTTGAATTTAATAAAACCCATTCCGAATACTTTAAAAAACACGTGGACTTTAAATGCTTCGAATTTCGCAAATGATGTGGACAATATTTCTATTGCTGAAAACGATTTGAATACCGGCACCAACGATTTAACCGTTGTGGTACATGATGATTCGCCCATGCTAAAAATTGACAACCACGAAACCACCCATGTTTATTCGGTTACTTGGACGATTACAAAATCGGCTCTAGGAATTGACGACATTAGCTCCAAACAAAATGATTTTAATATTTCATTATTTCCTAATCCGTCAAATAATATTTTAAACTTAAAGGTGGAAGGCAAAAGTGCCGCAAGCTTAAAAGTGGATATTATTAGTTTGGATGGAAAAAGGCTGCAATCGACCAAAATATCCAATTACGAAAACAACAAGATTGATATTAGCCGTTTAAGCCAAGGCATGTATTTGGCGAATGTTTATTTAAATAATATGCTTTTAACAAGCAAGCGTTTTGTAAAAAACTAG